A genomic window from Sulfurimonas sp. hsl 1-7 includes:
- a CDS encoding DUF805 domain-containing protein has product MDQAKKYFSKYFIDIYKIHYANFDGRARRQEFWFFVLFYFIVSFLVGLLDGLIGSEIDYVIYSAGLFGTIFSLASFIPFLALAARRMHDIDKSGWWQLIQIIPVIGWIWFLILTVLQGTMGQNRFGADPIIETPAPVTVTVE; this is encoded by the coding sequence ATCTATAAAATACACTATGCTAACTTTGACGGCAGAGCAAGAAGGCAAGAGTTTTGGTTTTTTGTACTGTTTTATTTTATAGTATCTTTTTTAGTCGGTTTGTTAGATGGTCTTATTGGTTCTGAAATAGACTATGTAATCTACTCGGCAGGATTATTCGGAACTATTTTCTCTTTAGCTTCGTTTATACCTTTTCTGGCTTTAGCGGCAAGAAGAATGCATGACATAGATAAAAGCGGCTGGTGGCAACTAATACAAATCATACCTGTTATCGGTTGGATCTGGTTCCTTATACTCACAGTTTTACAAGGGACTATGGGTCAAAACCGTTTTGGTGCAGATCCGATTATAGAGACACCTGCTCCGGTAACTGTTACTGTAGAGTAA
- a CDS encoding succinate dehydrogenase/fumarate reductase iron-sulfur subunit, which yields MKITIKRGDSYEIYELEDGSYTLLEALNKIKREIDNTLSFSSGCRSSVCGSCAMRVNEKEVLACSYKVQDGDSVEPLNNMPVVRDLVVDMDKSYEMNVKAKAWIKSFNDEAVLDHEAEKINEVQSDCILCGSCYSSCPVYAVNGEFLGPFSLTRVWKYVSDKRENDAAEKIETIQTNGIWDCTLCNNCTVVCPQNISSKADIEKLRVRSSMFGYSDPNFGSFGGGFDGGFGFDGSPSF from the coding sequence ATGAAAATAACGATTAAAAGAGGGGACTCTTACGAGATTTATGAGCTCGAAGATGGCTCATATACACTTTTAGAAGCGTTGAATAAGATTAAACGTGAGATCGATAATACACTCAGTTTTTCAAGCGGATGCCGCAGCAGTGTTTGCGGAAGCTGTGCAATGCGAGTAAATGAAAAAGAGGTATTGGCGTGTTCATACAAGGTTCAAGACGGAGATAGTGTAGAACCGCTTAACAATATGCCTGTAGTTCGCGATCTTGTTGTAGATATGGACAAATCATATGAGATGAACGTAAAAGCAAAAGCATGGATCAAAAGTTTTAATGACGAAGCTGTACTTGATCATGAAGCGGAGAAGATCAACGAGGTGCAAAGTGATTGTATCTTATGTGGATCGTGTTACTCCTCTTGTCCAGTGTATGCAGTTAACGGTGAGTTTTTAGGACCGTTTTCACTTACACGTGTTTGGAAGTATGTAAGTGATAAACGTGAAAATGATGCTGCAGAAAAAATAGAGACTATTCAGACAAACGGGATCTGGGATTGTACACTTTGCAATAACTGTACAGTTGTGTGCCCGCAAAATATTTCATCTAAAGCCGATATCGAAAAACTGAGAGTTCGATCAAGTATGTTTGGTTATAGCGATCCTAATTTCGGTTCGTTTGGCGGTGGCTTTGACGGAGGATTTGGATTTGACGGAAGCCCTAGTTTCTAG
- a CDS encoding FAD-dependent oxidoreductase, producing the protein MKTDVLIIGAGGAGLMAAIAAKEEGVDVLVLTKEYPTRSQTCMAQGGMNAALGNVAEDSVESHIQNTLKSAHGEADEESIRFMCSEAINAVEYLDSIGVCFSRTGDGKIAQRRLGGASAPRACYAQDYTGLKILHTLYDRANALGIKFVNDTFLLEVLKDEDGKACGAKVLDIRSGELKTYIAKTVILATGGYSRIYDKYSTNSTASSGDGIAAALRAGAKLKDMEFVQFHPTGLKNSSILISESARGEGGYLLNSKGERFTDELAPRDEVSRAIDEQIKKGEDIFLDIRHLGEQFIDEGLPQERKLAKLYENVDPVHDLIPIKPVAHYTMGGIAVDHRSQTNVERLYACGECANHNVHGANRLGGNSLLEIVVFGREAGRNAAKTAKEVESLSVPAHTECFLDREFTNTVDFYKYKEKIGNLLYNKVGIVRKKSELKSALEELEMVKSLLPQMGWSDSSEIYNTNKQEFLEFRNIVEVSEVVIQSALGRDESCGAHYMEAE; encoded by the coding sequence ATGAAAACCGATGTTTTAATTATAGGTGCAGGTGGAGCAGGTCTTATGGCGGCGATCGCTGCAAAAGAGGAGGGTGTTGATGTTTTAGTACTTACTAAAGAGTACCCGACAAGATCTCAAACCTGTATGGCACAAGGGGGGATGAATGCCGCTCTTGGTAATGTAGCTGAGGACAGTGTAGAGTCTCACATACAAAATACACTCAAATCTGCTCACGGTGAAGCCGATGAAGAGAGCATCCGCTTTATGTGTTCAGAAGCTATTAATGCTGTTGAATATCTTGATAGTATCGGTGTATGTTTTTCACGTACAGGTGACGGCAAGATAGCTCAAAGAAGACTTGGTGGTGCATCTGCTCCCCGTGCTTGCTATGCACAAGACTATACGGGTTTAAAGATTCTTCACACTTTATATGATAGAGCAAACGCTTTAGGGATCAAGTTTGTGAATGACACCTTTTTATTAGAGGTGTTAAAAGATGAAGATGGCAAGGCCTGCGGTGCAAAAGTTTTAGATATCCGTAGCGGTGAGTTAAAAACATATATTGCTAAAACTGTTATTTTAGCAACGGGCGGTTATTCACGCATCTATGATAAATACTCAACAAACTCAACAGCTTCAAGTGGTGACGGAATTGCAGCGGCACTCCGCGCAGGTGCAAAGCTCAAAGATATGGAGTTTGTACAGTTTCACCCGACAGGTCTGAAAAATTCATCTATCTTAATTAGTGAATCGGCTCGGGGTGAGGGCGGTTACCTGCTAAACTCTAAAGGGGAGCGTTTTACCGATGAACTGGCTCCTCGTGATGAAGTAAGTCGTGCCATTGATGAGCAGATCAAAAAAGGTGAGGATATTTTCTTGGATATCCGCCATCTTGGAGAACAGTTCATAGATGAGGGTTTACCGCAAGAGAGAAAGCTGGCAAAACTGTATGAAAATGTTGATCCGGTACACGATCTTATTCCCATTAAACCTGTAGCGCACTATACGATGGGCGGTATTGCAGTTGATCATAGATCACAAACTAATGTTGAGCGACTATATGCGTGTGGAGAGTGTGCAAACCATAATGTACACGGTGCAAACCGTTTAGGCGGTAACTCACTTTTAGAGATCGTAGTGTTTGGGCGTGAAGCGGGACGCAATGCTGCAAAAACGGCAAAAGAGGTGGAGAGTTTATCTGTGCCTGCACACACCGAATGTTTCTTAGACAGAGAGTTTACAAATACGGTTGATTTTTATAAGTATAAAGAGAAGATCGGAAACCTGCTTTATAATAAAGTGGGGATAGTGAGAAAAAAATCTGAATTAAAAAGTGCATTAGAAGAGTTAGAGATGGTTAAATCTCTACTGCCGCAAATGGGTTGGAGCGATAGTTCTGAAATCTACAATACTAACAAACAAGAGTTCTTAGAGTTTAGAAACATTGTTGAAGTGAGTGAAGTTGTTATTCAAAGTGCTCTTGGAAGAGATGAGAGTTGCGGTGCACATTATATGGAGGCTGAGTGA
- a CDS encoding YqaA family protein, whose amino-acid sequence MAELSLALAAFFAATILPFSSEAAFVVALSNGMPIANALLSASIGNILAIIVNFYLGVFLYEKTKAKLFRSKIGKKSYSFGHKYGYWALLLSWLPIVGDPLTLVAGLVRLKFVWFVIIAGSLRVLRYYFLTFLG is encoded by the coding sequence ATGGCTGAACTCTCTTTAGCCTTAGCTGCATTTTTTGCAGCGACAATCTTACCTTTTTCTTCCGAAGCTGCTTTTGTAGTGGCGCTTTCTAACGGTATGCCAATTGCAAATGCTTTATTATCTGCTTCGATAGGCAACATTCTTGCAATTATCGTAAACTTTTATCTTGGGGTTTTCCTTTATGAAAAAACAAAAGCAAAACTTTTTAGATCGAAAATAGGAAAAAAATCTTATAGTTTTGGGCATAAGTACGGGTACTGGGCATTATTACTCTCCTGGTTACCGATTGTGGGTGATCCGCTTACTTTAGTCGCAGGGCTAGTTAGGTTAAAGTTTGTTTGGTTTGTTATAATTGCAGGAAGTTTGAGGGTTTTGCGTTATTATTTTTTGACGTTTTTAGGTTGA
- a CDS encoding D-2-hydroxyacid dehydrogenase, with product MKIVLLDTITFGDTDLSGFDQFGDVAVYEKTVPEQTQSRVMDADVIVTNKVVITKEIMQECKNLKLICVAATGMNNVDLEAASELGIAVKNVAGYSTDSVIQHTFSMLFYLMGHSRYYDESVKDKTYSNSGVFTDVSRPFFEVKGKKWGIIGLGEIGRGVAKVADCFGADVCYYSTSGKNNNSEYKNVDLDTLLSSCDIVTIHAPLNEQTNNLLDYEQLSRCKEGTIVLNLGRGGIINEDAVAKLVDEKELYFGLDVFTKEPLSSESPLLSVKNKERLYMTPHIAWTSVEARDELIAGVIKNIKESL from the coding sequence ATGAAAATAGTACTTCTTGATACGATCACTTTTGGAGATACGGACTTAAGCGGATTTGATCAGTTTGGTGATGTGGCAGTTTATGAGAAAACAGTTCCGGAGCAGACACAAAGCAGAGTGATGGATGCTGATGTGATTGTGACTAATAAAGTTGTGATCACAAAAGAGATAATGCAAGAGTGTAAAAACCTCAAACTTATCTGTGTAGCGGCAACGGGGATGAATAACGTTGATCTAGAAGCTGCTTCGGAGCTTGGTATTGCAGTGAAAAATGTTGCAGGATACTCAACCGATTCTGTGATCCAGCACACTTTTTCAATGCTGTTTTATCTAATGGGACATTCACGTTATTATGATGAGAGTGTGAAAGATAAAACATACAGCAATAGCGGTGTTTTTACGGATGTTAGCCGTCCTTTCTTTGAAGTTAAAGGGAAGAAGTGGGGTATCATCGGACTTGGTGAGATCGGACGCGGTGTTGCAAAAGTTGCAGATTGTTTCGGTGCTGATGTGTGTTATTACTCAACAAGCGGGAAAAACAACAACTCTGAGTACAAAAATGTTGATCTAGATACACTTCTTAGCTCTTGCGATATTGTTACGATCCATGCACCGTTAAATGAGCAGACAAACAATCTTTTAGACTATGAGCAGTTAAGCAGATGTAAAGAGGGTACGATCGTTTTAAATTTAGGTCGTGGCGGGATCATTAACGAGGATGCTGTTGCTAAACTTGTAGATGAAAAAGAGCTCTATTTTGGTTTAGATGTATTTACAAAAGAACCATTATCGAGTGAATCACCGCTTTTAAGTGTGAAAAACAAAGAGCGTCTGTATATGACTCCTCATATTGCTTGGACATCTGTTGAAGCAAGAGACGAGCTCATTGCGGGTGTTATTAAAAATATAAAAGAGAGTTTATAG
- the purT gene encoding formate-dependent phosphoribosylglycinamide formyltransferase, whose protein sequence is MQFSAPLKSNSKKIMLLGSGELGKEVVIEAQRLGLETIAVDKYENAPAHQVAHRSYVVDMQDKDALLEVIYREKPHYILPEIEAISIDALFAAEDKGYNVIPNANAVSKTMNRKNIRTFAAEVLGLKTGPYKFVTTEEGLMGAAKELGFPCVIKPVMSSSGHGQSVARSVEDIPNSWEMAKEARGDASELIVEAFVDFDYEITMLTARNGKETVFCEPIGHEQRDGDYVFSWQPMQMSEVAKQKAQQIAKEITDGLGGQGLFGVELFVKGDEVYFSEVSPRPHDTGMVTLITQSQSEFALHLRAVLGLPLGFTFYGDGASAAYKTNLETHAPVIDVDESLFSDNSYVRVFGKPEAHKGRRLAVALVFDKVEKALEKSRELIEKIKDN, encoded by the coding sequence ATGCAATTCTCCGCTCCACTTAAATCAAATTCAAAAAAAATCATGTTGCTAGGTTCTGGTGAACTTGGTAAAGAAGTAGTTATTGAAGCTCAGCGTTTAGGGCTTGAGACTATCGCTGTAGATAAGTATGAAAATGCTCCTGCACATCAAGTTGCTCATCGCTCTTATGTTGTAGATATGCAAGATAAAGATGCTCTTTTAGAGGTTATCTACCGTGAAAAACCACACTATATCTTACCTGAGATTGAAGCTATCTCAATCGATGCTTTATTTGCTGCTGAAGATAAAGGGTACAACGTTATCCCAAATGCAAATGCAGTTTCAAAAACAATGAACAGAAAAAACATCAGAACATTTGCTGCTGAGGTACTGGGACTTAAAACTGGTCCATATAAGTTTGTAACAACTGAAGAGGGTTTAATGGGAGCTGCCAAAGAGCTAGGTTTTCCATGTGTGATCAAACCTGTTATGAGTTCAAGCGGTCACGGGCAGTCTGTTGCACGTTCAGTAGAAGATATTCCTAACTCTTGGGAGATGGCAAAAGAGGCTCGTGGAGATGCAAGTGAATTGATCGTTGAAGCGTTTGTTGATTTTGACTATGAGATCACGATGCTTACGGCTCGTAACGGTAAAGAGACTGTATTTTGTGAGCCTATCGGGCATGAGCAAAGAGACGGGGATTATGTATTTTCTTGGCAGCCGATGCAGATGAGTGAAGTTGCAAAACAAAAAGCACAGCAGATTGCAAAAGAGATCACAGATGGTCTTGGCGGGCAAGGGCTTTTTGGAGTTGAGCTGTTTGTAAAAGGTGATGAGGTGTATTTCTCAGAAGTATCTCCTCGTCCGCACGATACTGGTATGGTTACACTTATTACTCAATCTCAAAGTGAATTTGCACTACATTTACGTGCAGTTCTAGGTCTTCCTTTAGGATTTACTTTCTACGGTGACGGTGCGAGTGCAGCGTATAAAACAAACTTAGAAACTCACGCACCTGTTATTGATGTAGATGAGTCTTTATTTTCTGACAACTCTTACGTGAGAGTATTTGGTAAACCTGAAGCTCATAAAGGGCGCCGTTTAGCAGTTGCTCTAGTATTTGATAAAGTTGAAAAAGCATTAGAAAAATCTCGTGAACTGATCGAGAAAATAAAAGACAATTAA
- the flgE gene encoding flagellar hook protein FlgE — translation MLKSLFSGVSGLQSHQVAMDVESNNIANVNTVGFKYSRANFSDLLAQTKAIATAPQGQLGGKNPVQVGLGSSVNSMTRIFAQGSVQNSDKNTDVAIQGDGFFIISPDGGNTYKYTRAGDFKFDAGGNFVDNNGFITQGWLRDPITGKVDSTAPIENINIPPGLTTPANPTQEVVLKANLNSGPLIESFSPAYSVAAGAPVAPFTTALPAVDDNGFPIESGDVGVMFNEVGEAFSLQSGQGVWASFRESTVTGGAVVGGLAADSAESITFDLDDGSTKTVNFTFVAGNTATQNAAIEAAAINSISSVTGITASVNALDQVVLVNDNASASASHNVSVNAVSSANTGFAAGDADQSAWRYTYNPAGATTAAGADKEFNTIASLREALENQANAEPGAAGIEIKVNDQGKLELTNSNAASYNVNLKMTGLSGGGVTENSRFTRNMEAMNTVLQAGTAGKSFSQAFNAATHSSSIDVFDSLGSKHTLRMEFRKVSLDPATGSEWAVTITVPEPATIDTVAPTFEKKGSIRFNNDGSLATYSPPNISFTANNGSAPDQQINLSFGTANKFDGMTSFDSRSSTSGISQDGYTGGDLVGIRIDQSGTLIGSFSNGRSFGLAQIAMAKFTNNEGLSTEGGNVFIQTANSGDPIIGTAATAGRGFIQSAALEASNVDLSRALTQLIIVQRGFQANGKTITTSDQLLQTLIGLKQ, via the coding sequence ATGTTGAAATCACTTTTCTCTGGTGTATCAGGACTACAATCCCATCAAGTTGCGATGGATGTTGAGTCAAATAATATCGCCAACGTTAATACAGTCGGTTTTAAGTACTCTCGTGCAAACTTTTCTGACCTTTTAGCACAAACGAAAGCTATCGCAACTGCTCCGCAAGGGCAGCTCGGTGGTAAAAACCCTGTGCAAGTAGGTCTTGGTTCGAGTGTAAACTCTATGACAAGAATTTTTGCGCAAGGTTCTGTACAAAACTCCGATAAAAATACCGATGTTGCTATTCAAGGTGACGGTTTTTTTATTATCTCTCCGGATGGCGGGAATACTTATAAGTATACTCGTGCAGGGGATTTTAAATTTGATGCGGGTGGAAACTTTGTTGATAACAACGGTTTTATCACTCAAGGTTGGTTACGTGATCCGATAACTGGAAAAGTGGATTCAACTGCGCCGATCGAAAATATCAACATTCCGCCTGGACTTACAACTCCTGCAAATCCTACACAAGAAGTTGTACTTAAAGCAAATCTTAATTCTGGTCCGCTAATAGAGAGTTTCTCTCCTGCGTATTCAGTAGCAGCTGGAGCGCCTGTTGCTCCATTTACAACAGCACTGCCTGCAGTTGATGACAACGGTTTTCCTATTGAATCAGGTGATGTAGGTGTAATGTTCAATGAAGTTGGTGAAGCATTCTCACTTCAAAGCGGACAAGGTGTATGGGCTTCTTTTAGGGAATCAACGGTAACCGGTGGTGCAGTAGTAGGCGGTTTAGCAGCTGACAGTGCCGAGAGTATTACGTTTGATCTTGATGATGGAAGTACTAAAACTGTAAACTTCACATTTGTAGCGGGAAATACTGCTACACAAAATGCTGCTATTGAAGCGGCTGCGATCAACTCGATCTCATCTGTAACAGGGATTACTGCATCGGTAAATGCATTGGATCAAGTTGTTCTGGTAAATGACAATGCTTCTGCTTCAGCTTCACACAATGTAAGTGTAAACGCGGTAAGTAGTGCAAATACTGGTTTTGCTGCAGGTGATGCAGATCAGAGTGCATGGAGATATACATACAATCCTGCAGGTGCAACGACTGCTGCGGGTGCAGACAAAGAGTTCAATACAATTGCATCACTTCGTGAAGCATTAGAGAATCAGGCAAATGCAGAACCTGGTGCTGCAGGGATTGAGATAAAAGTAAATGATCAAGGGAAATTAGAGCTTACAAACAGTAATGCTGCTAGTTACAATGTTAACTTGAAAATGACAGGATTATCTGGAGGCGGTGTAACGGAAAATTCACGCTTTACAAGAAATATGGAAGCTATGAATACGGTACTTCAAGCAGGTACTGCAGGAAAGTCTTTCTCTCAAGCGTTTAATGCGGCTACACACTCTAGTTCTATCGATGTATTTGACTCTCTTGGTTCAAAACATACACTAAGAATGGAGTTTAGAAAAGTGAGCCTTGATCCTGCAACTGGTAGTGAATGGGCAGTAACTATTACGGTTCCGGAACCGGCTACAATTGATACTGTAGCACCTACATTTGAGAAAAAAGGTTCTATCAGATTTAACAATGACGGATCACTGGCAACATATTCACCGCCAAATATCTCGTTTACGGCAAACAACGGTTCAGCACCCGACCAGCAGATTAACCTCTCTTTCGGTACTGCAAACAAGTTTGACGGAATGACAAGTTTTGACAGCAGATCATCAACATCGGGGATCTCTCAAGACGGTTATACGGGTGGTGACTTAGTTGGTATCAGAATCGATCAATCAGGGACTCTAATCGGTTCATTTTCTAACGGTCGTTCATTTGGTCTTGCACAAATTGCAATGGCGAAGTTTACGAATAATGAGGGTCTTTCAACTGAGGGTGGAAACGTATTTATCCAAACAGCCAACTCAGGAGATCCGATCATCGGTACTGCGGCAACTGCAGGGCGTGGATTTATCCAGTCTGCAGCGTTAGAGGCATCAAACGTTGACCTTTCACGTGCGCTTACGCAGCTAATTATCGTACAGCGTGGTTTCCAGGCAAACGGTAAAACGATCACAACTTCGGATCAACTCTTACAAACACTTATAGGATTAAAACAGTAA
- a CDS encoding flagellar hook protein FlgE: MMTQAFYTGISGLKNYSAGIDVVSNNIANISTVGYRAYNAEYASLFEESLQSASAGLSSSSLGNGVRMQATAMSTEQGSLALSDRSTDLAILGEGWFGVRGDGDVVYTRDGSFNIDANADLVTNDGLHVLGTMGNNISADNVLTSVLTEVKLGDENTVEKLRFPKTLTYPPEPTTEAKFFANVGAGYETITVSANVVDAQNNRNLLRLEMTKKEVQTPPGTQYDITATVRSADGTIEYASKTGDLFFDDTGAFASSTITTIDNNGTPVAINLGNGYDGLFSVDVPEVAPGSSLADGTIGGDLQGYSISQEGDVFASFTNGKQSSVGKLAVFHFQNEQGLNRISGTRFEESANSGKAFFYKDANGENFIGTNIQNYRLENSNYDIGVGLTELIILQRAYDANSKSVTTADQMMQKALSMDA, from the coding sequence ATGATGACACAAGCATTTTATACAGGTATCTCCGGCCTTAAAAACTACTCTGCGGGGATAGATGTAGTTTCTAACAATATCGCAAATATTTCAACTGTAGGGTATCGTGCATACAATGCAGAGTATGCTTCACTTTTTGAAGAATCACTGCAAAGTGCATCTGCAGGTCTTTCTTCATCATCACTTGGAAACGGTGTAAGGATGCAGGCAACTGCTATGTCAACGGAACAGGGTAGTTTAGCACTCTCAGATCGTAGTACCGATCTCGCAATTTTAGGTGAAGGTTGGTTCGGTGTTCGTGGTGACGGTGACGTTGTATATACGAGAGACGGAAGTTTTAATATAGATGCAAATGCCGATCTCGTTACAAATGACGGTCTTCATGTACTTGGAACGATGGGTAATAATATCAGTGCAGATAATGTTTTAACAAGTGTACTTACAGAGGTAAAGCTCGGTGATGAAAATACAGTAGAAAAACTTCGTTTTCCAAAAACGCTTACTTATCCGCCGGAGCCGACAACAGAGGCAAAGTTTTTTGCAAACGTAGGTGCCGGGTATGAAACAATAACTGTGAGTGCAAATGTTGTTGATGCGCAAAACAATAGAAATCTGCTTCGTTTAGAGATGACAAAAAAAGAGGTACAAACTCCTCCAGGGACTCAGTACGATATAACGGCAACAGTTAGAAGTGCCGACGGTACAATAGAGTATGCTTCAAAAACAGGAGATCTGTTCTTCGATGATACGGGAGCATTTGCATCAAGTACAATTACTACTATAGATAATAACGGTACACCGGTTGCGATCAATCTAGGGAACGGATATGACGGTCTTTTCTCTGTAGATGTTCCTGAAGTGGCACCCGGTTCAAGTTTGGCAGATGGAACGATAGGTGGAGATCTGCAAGGGTACTCAATCTCTCAAGAGGGTGATGTTTTTGCTTCTTTTACTAACGGGAAACAAAGCAGTGTCGGTAAACTGGCCGTTTTTCATTTCCAAAATGAGCAGGGACTAAATAGAATCAGCGGAACGAGATTTGAAGAGAGTGCTAATAGCGGTAAAGCATTTTTTTATAAAGATGCAAACGGGGAGAACTTTATAGGTACAAATATTCAAAACTACCGTTTGGAAAATTCTAACTACGATATTGGTGTCGGTTTAACTGAACTTATTATTCTACAACGTGCATATGATGCAAACTCAAAATCTGTAACAACGGCTGATCAAATGATGCAAAAAGCCCTTAGTATGGATGCTTAA
- a CDS encoding flagellar hook capping FlgD N-terminal domain-containing protein: protein MAINAYGENVATYGTVGDTTAAVADKTALGKDDFMKLLLIQLQYQDPTEPMDTEKILTQTSQLAALEASDNTKTALENLTNSLGSAQQFSTIAAIGKRADLGSDAIAYDEGSTSTFELYFPEDAYTGTIEITDGNGDVVATMNIQDQKDADGNPIDTHTEGVWQFTWDGNDDNGNAVTSGIYHVNASYQNEANQTNTTRVGAYPIESVRFDSGTTYVKLGSSYVPLDNVVEVY from the coding sequence ATGGCAATTAACGCTTATGGAGAAAACGTAGCAACTTACGGAACTGTTGGAGATACTACAGCAGCTGTAGCAGATAAAACAGCACTAGGTAAAGATGACTTTATGAAACTGCTTCTAATCCAGCTGCAGTATCAAGATCCGACTGAACCTATGGATACTGAGAAGATTTTAACGCAAACTTCTCAACTGGCAGCTCTTGAAGCATCAGACAATACAAAAACAGCTCTTGAAAACCTGACAAACTCTTTAGGGAGTGCACAGCAGTTTTCTACAATCGCAGCGATTGGAAAAAGAGCAGATCTAGGAAGTGATGCTATCGCCTATGACGAGGGTTCAACATCAACATTTGAGCTTTACTTTCCGGAAGATGCATATACGGGTACTATAGAGATCACTGATGGAAACGGTGATGTTGTTGCAACGATGAATATCCAAGATCAAAAAGATGCAGACGGTAACCCTATTGATACACATACAGAAGGTGTATGGCAGTTTACTTGGGATGGTAATGACGATAACGGTAATGCCGTAACTAGCGGTATCTATCATGTGAATGCTTCTTATCAAAACGAAGCGAATCAGACAAATACAACAAGAGTTGGTGCTTATCCTATTGAATCTGTTCGTTTTGACAGCGGAACTACATACGTAAAACTTGGTTCAAGCTATGTACCTCTTGATAATGTAGTGGAAGTATACTAG
- a CDS encoding flagellar hook-length control protein FliK, giving the protein MIALALKSDTKTESPLTLASKETTASTLSFASFLEGLGEKGELKLPQNGALVLSLKENATDEKAKDTKTPSSILSLLQGDELETIKEDLKSLELNPQITKDKTVSELKVLIQEAKQYLKNKITSLEGFKKSEIASLPKTLKGLTQVAQKYGIDVSKITLEEVKQSVQNGVKAIETKVDPKLKEEPKVSTKSTVTRDIKTTQKSVKNETDSSVEITQAKEQQKEQVKTEQTTAKQTPLFKAQTKVMELSTQQIVAAKVTTEIDKPQKQKTENTLELLLRGQKALQKDSALTADFSVATAKVIAPTAKTDAQQSLESLLSGESISEGTSSKTEHMQLNKADSFEVKINEAKQMIKYLSQDVKQAIEDYKAPFTRVKVQLNPQKLGEVDLTVVQRGKNLHINLSSNNAAINTLAMNANDLKVQLNNTGIQNASLNFSNTSQGDQSGAGSNAHQQQHNRQNAQEEYGYFQLEETNEEIVSSLEIVVPHYA; this is encoded by the coding sequence ATGATAGCTTTAGCACTTAAGAGTGATACAAAAACAGAATCACCACTTACTTTAGCCTCTAAAGAAACAACAGCTTCTACTCTCTCTTTTGCTTCATTTTTGGAGGGCTTAGGGGAGAAAGGTGAGCTGAAGTTACCGCAAAACGGTGCTTTAGTATTATCTCTTAAAGAAAATGCAACAGATGAAAAAGCCAAAGATACAAAAACCCCTTCATCTATACTCTCTTTATTGCAAGGGGATGAACTTGAAACTATAAAAGAGGATTTAAAATCTTTAGAGTTAAATCCGCAAATCACTAAAGATAAAACAGTTTCCGAACTTAAAGTACTCATCCAAGAAGCAAAACAGTACCTGAAAAATAAGATTACAAGTTTAGAAGGGTTCAAAAAAAGTGAGATCGCTTCTCTTCCAAAAACACTTAAAGGGCTCACTCAAGTAGCACAGAAGTATGGAATAGATGTTTCAAAAATAACACTTGAAGAGGTAAAACAGAGCGTTCAGAATGGTGTTAAGGCTATCGAAACAAAAGTAGATCCGAAACTAAAAGAGGAGCCAAAAGTTTCGACAAAATCTACTGTAACTAGAGATATTAAAACTACACAAAAAAGTGTAAAAAATGAGACTGATAGTAGTGTTGAGATTACACAGGCCAAAGAGCAACAAAAAGAACAGGTAAAAACTGAACAGACAACTGCAAAACAAACACCTCTTTTTAAAGCACAAACAAAAGTTATGGAGCTGAGCACGCAGCAGATTGTTGCAGCTAAAGTAACCACTGAGATCGACAAGCCGCAAAAACAGAAAACAGAGAATACTTTAGAGCTTTTACTCCGTGGTCAAAAAGCGTTGCAAAAAGATAGTGCTCTTACTGCTGACTTTTCGGTGGCAACGGCGAAAGTGATAGCACCTACCGCAAAAACAGATGCTCAACAAAGTTTAGAGAGTCTCCTTAGCGGCGAGTCAATAAGTGAAGGAACTTCAAGCAAAACAGAACATATGCAACTCAATAAAGCAGATAGTTTTGAAGTTAAGATCAATGAAGCAAAACAGATGATTAAGTACCTTTCACAAGATGTAAAACAGGCTATCGAGGACTATAAAGCACCGTTTACGAGAGTTAAAGTACAACTCAATCCCCAAAAACTGGGTGAAGTTGATCTTACAGTTGTTCAGCGTGGGAAAAACCTCCATATCAATTTGAGTTCTAACAATGCGGCAATCAATACACTTGCCATGAATGCAAATGATCTCAAAGTACAGCTAAACAATACTGGAATACAAAATGCTTCATTAAACTTTAGCAATACGTCGCAGGGTGATCAAAGTGGTGCAGGTTCTAATGCTCACCAGCAACAACACAACCGTCAAAATGCACAAGAAGAGTACGGTTATTTTCAACTTGAGGAAACAAACGAAGAGATAGTAAGCTCTTTAGAGATAGTTGTTCCTCATTATGCATAA